The following coding sequences lie in one Klebsiella huaxiensis genomic window:
- the stbD gene encoding fimbrial usher protein StbD, producing the protein MKYIHIFCGVLLSGLLSGPVFSACKKVTSANDLSQAAKDAGYIASSWGGTGDYDVTGKISLPAVITLSNGTGFQPDGTVLGSGTASFVPNGRTTGMTANRIMYRCDVSELGQIYEYYATNGDDNYGGHAEVSGMQDTYYTYVRRVGSRLTNLKTGEYYTRAWKRRSIPDSDVFNDGTYIYVPASAFSDVMLEVIRVDDRNIGNNAGRYQYAWPGPLGYLAFQGGGLSSGLYDGADSNSNYDGWGAAVWAGGWSLYRQTTIVRGATCRINDYPSVVRLPVAVVGELTAGGTSQASFSINVECESGAKSSTSASTATSANVAMGFIVNNATAASKAASMGLVTPSGGYTWLLDNNYDASGVASGVGIRLYSNKLTGQPLNLLPDMSITGTGNDRGWYAFKDITELVSSGSTEFYSGDFTASLEAIPGEIVTAGSVYAQLQVVVNFQ; encoded by the coding sequence ATGAAATATATTCATATTTTCTGTGGCGTATTGCTCAGCGGGCTGTTGTCGGGACCGGTATTTTCCGCCTGTAAAAAGGTCACCTCTGCCAACGATCTTTCCCAGGCGGCAAAAGACGCCGGCTATATCGCCTCAAGCTGGGGCGGGACTGGAGATTATGACGTCACAGGTAAAATCAGCCTGCCTGCGGTCATAACGCTCAGTAACGGAACAGGTTTTCAGCCTGACGGCACCGTGCTTGGCAGCGGAACGGCATCCTTTGTTCCTAATGGCAGAACAACAGGCATGACGGCAAACCGCATTATGTACCGCTGCGATGTCTCAGAACTCGGTCAAATTTATGAGTATTATGCCACCAATGGCGATGATAATTATGGTGGACATGCTGAAGTGAGCGGTATGCAGGATACCTACTATACATATGTCAGAAGAGTGGGTTCCCGTTTAACCAATTTAAAAACGGGTGAATACTATACCCGAGCATGGAAGCGGCGGAGTATTCCGGATAGTGATGTCTTTAATGACGGTACTTATATTTATGTCCCGGCCAGCGCATTCAGCGATGTAATGTTGGAAGTAATCCGCGTGGATGACCGCAATATCGGAAATAATGCCGGACGTTATCAGTATGCATGGCCCGGCCCACTTGGATATCTTGCTTTTCAGGGTGGGGGGTTAAGTTCAGGCTTATATGACGGTGCCGATAGTAATTCAAATTATGATGGATGGGGGGCTGCAGTCTGGGCTGGCGGATGGAGTCTGTATCGCCAGACCACTATTGTCCGGGGAGCCACCTGCCGAATTAATGATTATCCCTCTGTCGTCAGGCTCCCGGTCGCCGTCGTGGGTGAACTAACAGCCGGTGGCACCAGCCAGGCGTCATTCTCAATCAATGTGGAATGCGAATCCGGAGCCAAATCTAGTACTTCTGCTTCGACGGCGACGTCTGCCAATGTGGCGATGGGATTTATTGTCAACAACGCCACTGCTGCCAGTAAAGCAGCATCTATGGGACTGGTAACGCCATCGGGTGGGTATACCTGGCTTCTTGATAATAACTATGATGCCAGCGGAGTCGCTTCCGGGGTGGGGATTAGGCTCTACAGTAACAAGCTTACTGGGCAACCGCTTAATCTGTTACCCGATATGAGTATTACCGGAACGGGTAATGATCGGGGATGGTATGCCTTTAAGGATATCACCGAGCTTGTATCGAGTGGTTCAACGGAGTTCTATTCTGGCGATTTTACAGCTTCTCTTGAAGCAATTCCGGGAGAAATAGTCACGGCGGGGTCAGTTTATGCGCAACTTCAGGTTGTGGTTAATTTTCAGTAA
- a CDS encoding fimbria/pilus periplasmic chaperone produces MIIHSGEKTGSLALSNSEQQPMLVQVWVDEGDPLTPPEKVITPVIVTPPVFRMQPGEVRAIRLLISSREGLSQDKESLYWLNIYQIPPMKPEDKAQQHKVVLPLRIRMKLFIRPEGVPSPTEKEGARLGFRFDEQRKQLQVTNPTVWHLTLTNLKCGNYSAETVMIAPESTILLDLNGAVGTCSTVNYELINDEGNRWSYQRHAAN; encoded by the coding sequence GTGATTATTCATTCAGGAGAAAAAACGGGAAGCCTCGCGCTATCAAATTCAGAACAGCAGCCCATGCTGGTTCAGGTCTGGGTGGATGAGGGAGATCCTCTGACGCCCCCGGAGAAGGTCATCACGCCGGTGATCGTTACGCCTCCGGTTTTCAGGATGCAACCGGGAGAGGTCAGGGCAATCAGGCTGCTTATCAGCAGCCGGGAGGGCTTAAGCCAGGACAAGGAGTCGTTATACTGGCTCAATATCTATCAGATCCCGCCGATGAAGCCTGAGGATAAGGCGCAGCAACATAAGGTCGTATTACCGCTGCGTATCCGGATGAAATTATTTATTCGTCCTGAGGGCGTACCCTCCCCCACAGAGAAAGAGGGTGCAAGACTTGGTTTTCGTTTTGATGAACAACGAAAACAGCTACAGGTAACGAATCCGACCGTTTGGCATCTGACGTTAACTAACCTGAAATGTGGTAACTATAGCGCTGAAACCGTAATGATAGCCCCCGAATCCACTATTTTGCTGGATTTGAACGGAGCCGTCGGGACGTGTTCGACGGTAAATTATGAATTAATCAATGATGAGGGCAATCGCTGGTCATATCAGCGGCATGCTGCCAATTAG
- a CDS encoding O-antigen ligase family protein, giving the protein MEKISRNTYALTIILAAISLLFLLLDSAQQRVFFYLAIYASVLGLFLERKNLGKIRFKVALLPLMVGAMEMLWFLFYEVKHGHINHYNDHFLGGKKLLLGSILVLYLDSFKHHLHRNALKKIFLIVAGISLLLATVYGFIQEWQGISRVEMAINRPTVAAYIYSTLSLAFIYALFQLRKRQAYMLAVAVMLISYLNIIFTGTRAAMGLYPVLIFLLTLFNFKKIQLKPMLGVAVVVLCIVGINFNAHIKPKITQTVHEISTYQTGNDDTSLGARFSMWTVGIYNGVHKPLGQSMESRERLSTDYVQDHPENKTAMMYINVHLHNEIIDTFSLQGVIGLALILGFYISGALLAVRRNNLLLLFIMLSMFAYGLTDVLLISAEFVAFFIILVAFSTVITEDNTAPACVGRSG; this is encoded by the coding sequence ATGGAAAAGATAAGTCGCAATACCTACGCGTTAACGATAATACTGGCAGCGATATCGCTATTATTCCTGTTGCTGGACTCTGCCCAGCAGCGTGTATTTTTTTATCTGGCGATATATGCCAGCGTGCTGGGACTATTTCTTGAGCGGAAAAACCTTGGAAAAATACGCTTCAAGGTGGCTCTACTGCCGCTGATGGTTGGGGCGATGGAGATGCTGTGGTTTCTCTTTTACGAGGTGAAGCACGGTCATATCAACCACTATAACGATCACTTTCTCGGTGGTAAAAAACTGCTGCTCGGCAGCATCCTGGTGCTGTATCTGGATAGCTTTAAACATCATCTTCACCGCAACGCCCTGAAGAAAATTTTCCTTATCGTTGCGGGTATTAGCCTGCTGCTGGCAACCGTATATGGTTTTATCCAGGAGTGGCAGGGTATTTCGCGGGTTGAGATGGCGATTAATCGGCCTACGGTTGCCGCTTATATCTATTCAACGCTGTCGCTGGCATTTATCTATGCGTTATTTCAACTGCGTAAAAGACAGGCTTATATGCTGGCTGTTGCGGTGATGCTTATCTCATATCTGAATATTATCTTCACCGGTACGCGGGCGGCTATGGGGCTGTATCCGGTGCTAATCTTCCTGCTCACGCTGTTTAATTTCAAAAAGATTCAGCTCAAGCCGATGCTGGGCGTGGCGGTGGTGGTTCTCTGTATTGTGGGTATCAACTTCAACGCTCATATCAAACCGAAAATTACCCAGACGGTGCATGAAATCTCGACTTACCAGACCGGTAATGATGATACGTCACTGGGCGCGCGCTTCTCGATGTGGACGGTAGGCATTTATAACGGTGTTCATAAACCGTTGGGGCAGTCGATGGAGAGCCGTGAACGTTTGAGCACCGATTATGTGCAGGATCATCCGGAGAATAAAACCGCGATGATGTACATTAACGTCCATCTGCATAACGAGATAATCGACACCTTTTCGCTACAGGGCGTGATTGGGCTGGCGCTGATTTTAGGGTTTTATATCAGCGGCGCGCTGCTTGCCGTGCGGCGTAATAATCTGCTGCTGCTTTTTATTATGCTGTCGATGTTCGCTTATGGCTTGACGGACGTATTGTTGATCAGCGCTGAATTTGTCGCTTTCTTTATTATCCTGGTGGCGTTCAGTACCGTTATCACTGAGGACAATACTGCCCCGGCCTGCGTGGGGCGGTCGGGTTAG